The Streptomyces albofaciens JCM 4342 genome has a segment encoding these proteins:
- a CDS encoding Hint domain-containing protein: MTATMSKAVSAVVAMAVLGTTATEAVAAVPAKPTEKSSFAQAMATLDAATASLPKPGATTKAPGPSRLDRMSADRDRQLVEDFAEFDEEEEVREAAKKALESDDPNAIREFLEHGEAEARKRAKDKKNGDDAENRKKIEAMRGTGGPHFNAEVERVLDAKATATDRANFLAFGAQIARDQDAKDEKTAKERAAELRKRVEMLATVGGPQVKAAAKAALASNDDAVIAEFLEKGYLVAARKDADDQAAHEKALKDAQEAAEKLRDLARKAARAAEARTKLIGHHGEAVKALKDASNAMTSAAATAREADRMLSADRAGKRLSSYEQVKAEAARQVEYATHAAKAAQVAAAQAKIQADELVDTGLTHGVQWSEVASGMAAAADAAVKASETAQHAVDATAADAAALNSKNAAEAHEQQAKQWRANAEQHAKAAAAMAAAAEKQAKVAADAAARAKTARVEAEKAEAEAWEHAKKTRAARLEAERQAKIAAEQRQIAERERKLAAEARARAERERDAAAAARARAEAEARTASALRAQAQEAAATAASARASAAEKEGIAAKADEKARSDERAAHEARDKAFQAEQNHRAAEAKAKATEAIAASGRGTLNAAEARAAADGARQDANAAGAAAGQARSAADGASGAAVRSRAAATEAAGHAARARAAAAEAGAHAAKANAAANKAEAAAAAANAAANKAESEAALTHAAAQRANAAAAEATAQEARAGIAAHESARLAGLAAMEANNALQAANRTKEEADGAVREAAMARLQATTAVQASAAARSTAAGIADPANTAIELTAPFTGSDVDADFATQVAKAALETGKEQVESAEAKAVEALKAAKAAEDAAKRANAQVAPAFKAAAEAATSAANAARSSANAMKSAAQAADDGAKARAAAASANKADAQAQADAKAARQAANQAYADAKAARAAANAAEAEAARARGAAAEATQHANAAAAAASKAEHEASVAQSAATQAENDAAAASKLADSAEEHAKSAEAFAKNANKYAQEAKESAEKAEAYEREQERKRREEALKEEGGKGESEQLSAGEQAALKAAGITPEEYKAALELDDKGFLGFLKEHGAEILVSLLGLDDVKACFTKGDIEACVWTLIGALPWGKAFQAIKEAPAIGKALYRTVTGIGKFIEGSDKAKKLIRKSKDILAKLSGSPCFAGQKKNSFTPETLVVMADGSRKKIKDVQVGQQVLATDPMAGRTEARAVTDVIVGEGMKNLVEVTVDSDGAAGDATGTLKATDGHPFWVANRGEWVDAKDLKTGDKLRASDGVLREVVGHRAWTEARKVYNLSVAGIHTYYALAGETPVLVHNSTACELDSRGWPIATMDNCKECAKKIKEIIGGEIYEMKDSLGAKLGPSKRDPHGTWHEHFVVVKDGKAYDAFTGADGMDLDAYRRQWEYWEYIKLDKRPDLG, from the coding sequence GTGACCGCAACCATGAGCAAGGCCGTCTCCGCGGTGGTCGCCATGGCGGTGCTCGGCACGACGGCGACCGAAGCCGTGGCTGCCGTTCCCGCCAAGCCCACCGAGAAGTCGTCGTTCGCCCAGGCGATGGCGACGCTCGACGCGGCCACCGCGTCGCTGCCGAAGCCCGGTGCCACGACGAAAGCGCCCGGCCCGTCCCGGCTGGACCGGATGAGCGCGGACCGTGACCGTCAACTCGTCGAGGACTTCGCGGAATTCGACGAGGAAGAGGAAGTCCGCGAGGCCGCCAAGAAGGCCCTGGAGAGCGACGACCCGAACGCGATCCGGGAGTTCCTGGAGCACGGCGAGGCCGAGGCCCGCAAGCGGGCCAAGGACAAGAAGAACGGCGACGACGCCGAGAACCGCAAGAAGATCGAGGCGATGCGCGGCACCGGCGGGCCGCACTTCAACGCCGAGGTCGAGCGCGTACTGGATGCCAAGGCCACCGCCACCGACCGCGCGAACTTCCTGGCATTCGGCGCGCAGATCGCGCGTGACCAGGACGCGAAGGACGAGAAGACCGCCAAGGAGCGGGCGGCCGAACTCCGCAAGCGTGTGGAGATGCTCGCCACGGTCGGCGGTCCGCAGGTGAAGGCAGCGGCCAAGGCCGCACTCGCCTCCAACGACGACGCGGTCATCGCGGAGTTTCTGGAAAAGGGATACCTGGTCGCCGCGCGCAAGGACGCCGATGACCAGGCGGCCCACGAAAAGGCCCTGAAGGACGCCCAGGAAGCCGCCGAGAAGCTTCGGGACCTGGCTCGGAAGGCCGCTCGCGCGGCCGAGGCCCGTACCAAGCTGATCGGCCACCACGGGGAAGCCGTCAAGGCCCTCAAGGACGCGTCCAACGCCATGACGTCGGCCGCCGCGACCGCGCGTGAGGCCGACCGGATGCTCTCGGCCGACCGGGCCGGCAAGCGCCTGTCCTCGTACGAGCAGGTCAAGGCCGAAGCGGCCCGCCAGGTGGAGTACGCCACCCACGCGGCCAAGGCCGCCCAGGTCGCGGCCGCCCAGGCCAAGATCCAGGCCGACGAGCTGGTGGACACCGGGCTGACCCACGGCGTCCAGTGGTCCGAGGTCGCCTCCGGTATGGCGGCCGCCGCGGACGCGGCGGTCAAGGCGAGCGAGACCGCCCAGCACGCCGTGGACGCCACGGCCGCCGACGCAGCCGCGCTCAACTCCAAGAACGCGGCCGAGGCGCACGAGCAGCAGGCCAAGCAGTGGCGTGCCAACGCCGAGCAGCACGCCAAGGCGGCGGCTGCGATGGCCGCGGCCGCCGAGAAGCAGGCCAAGGTCGCGGCCGATGCGGCCGCCCGGGCCAAGACGGCCCGTGTCGAGGCGGAGAAGGCCGAAGCGGAGGCGTGGGAGCACGCCAAGAAGACCCGTGCGGCCCGCCTCGAAGCCGAGCGTCAGGCGAAGATCGCTGCCGAGCAGCGCCAGATCGCCGAGCGTGAGCGCAAGCTGGCCGCCGAGGCCCGCGCCCGCGCCGAGCGCGAGCGCGACGCCGCCGCCGCGGCACGGGCCCGCGCAGAAGCCGAGGCCCGTACCGCCTCCGCCCTTCGGGCCCAGGCCCAGGAGGCCGCCGCCACCGCCGCCTCGGCGCGCGCGAGCGCCGCCGAGAAGGAGGGCATCGCCGCCAAGGCCGACGAGAAGGCCCGGAGCGATGAGCGGGCAGCTCACGAGGCCCGGGACAAGGCCTTCCAGGCCGAGCAGAATCACCGGGCCGCGGAGGCCAAGGCCAAGGCCACCGAGGCGATCGCCGCCTCCGGCCGCGGCACCCTCAACGCCGCTGAAGCCCGTGCCGCGGCGGACGGCGCCCGCCAGGACGCCAATGCCGCGGGCGCGGCGGCCGGTCAGGCGCGCAGCGCCGCCGACGGCGCCAGCGGTGCGGCCGTACGTTCCCGTGCCGCCGCCACCGAAGCCGCCGGGCACGCCGCCCGGGCCCGTGCAGCCGCGGCCGAGGCCGGCGCGCACGCCGCCAAGGCCAACGCCGCAGCCAACAAGGCCGAAGCTGCCGCTGCCGCGGCCAATGCCGCAGCCAACAAGGCGGAGTCCGAAGCCGCCCTCACGCACGCTGCGGCGCAGCGCGCCAACGCGGCGGCCGCCGAAGCCACCGCCCAGGAAGCGCGCGCGGGCATCGCTGCCCACGAGTCCGCCCGCCTGGCCGGGCTGGCCGCGATGGAGGCCAACAACGCCCTCCAGGCAGCCAACCGCACCAAGGAAGAGGCCGACGGAGCGGTCCGCGAGGCCGCGATGGCCAGGCTCCAGGCCACGACCGCGGTGCAGGCCTCCGCGGCGGCCCGCAGCACCGCCGCCGGCATCGCCGACCCGGCCAACACCGCCATCGAGCTGACCGCGCCCTTCACCGGCTCGGACGTCGACGCGGACTTCGCCACGCAGGTGGCCAAGGCCGCCCTGGAGACCGGTAAGGAGCAGGTCGAATCGGCCGAGGCCAAGGCCGTCGAGGCACTCAAGGCCGCCAAGGCCGCCGAGGACGCCGCCAAGCGCGCCAACGCCCAGGTGGCACCCGCCTTCAAGGCCGCCGCCGAGGCGGCGACCTCCGCGGCGAACGCCGCACGCTCGTCCGCCAACGCCATGAAGTCCGCCGCCCAGGCGGCGGACGACGGCGCCAAGGCCCGCGCCGCGGCAGCCAGCGCCAACAAGGCCGACGCCCAGGCCCAGGCCGACGCCAAGGCCGCCCGCCAGGCCGCCAACCAGGCCTACGCGGATGCCAAGGCAGCCCGCGCCGCAGCCAACGCGGCCGAGGCCGAAGCAGCCCGCGCCCGCGGCGCCGCAGCCGAGGCCACGCAGCACGCCAACGCTGCCGCCGCCGCCGCTTCCAAGGCCGAACACGAGGCCTCGGTCGCCCAGAGCGCCGCCACCCAGGCCGAAAACGACGCAGCCGCCGCCAGCAAGCTGGCCGACTCCGCCGAAGAACACGCCAAGTCGGCCGAAGCCTTCGCGAAGAACGCCAACAAGTACGCCCAGGAAGCGAAGGAATCCGCAGAAAAGGCGGAGGCGTACGAGCGGGAGCAGGAGCGGAAGCGGCGCGAGGAAGCGTTGAAGGAGGAAGGCGGCAAGGGTGAATCCGAGCAGCTGAGTGCGGGCGAGCAAGCAGCTCTCAAGGCCGCCGGCATAACGCCTGAGGAGTACAAGGCAGCTCTCGAACTCGACGACAAGGGGTTCCTCGGCTTCCTCAAGGAACACGGCGCCGAGATCCTGGTCTCCCTCCTCGGCCTCGACGACGTCAAGGCATGCTTCACCAAGGGAGACATCGAGGCTTGCGTCTGGACGCTCATCGGTGCGCTTCCCTGGGGCAAGGCCTTCCAGGCCATCAAGGAAGCCCCGGCAATCGGCAAGGCCCTCTACCGGACTGTTACGGGTATCGGCAAGTTCATCGAGGGGTCCGACAAGGCGAAGAAGCTGATCCGCAAGAGCAAGGACATTCTGGCGAAGCTCAGCGGGTCACCCTGCTTTGCGGGGCAGAAGAAGAACAGTTTCACGCCGGAAACTTTGGTGGTGATGGCTGACGGTTCGCGTAAGAAGATCAAGGATGTTCAGGTCGGCCAGCAGGTTCTGGCCACCGACCCGATGGCCGGCCGGACTGAGGCGCGAGCAGTCACCGATGTGATCGTCGGTGAAGGCATGAAGAACCTGGTAGAGGTCACCGTCGACAGTGATGGCGCAGCGGGCGATGCCACGGGAACGCTCAAGGCCACCGATGGCCACCCATTCTGGGTCGCCAACCGAGGGGAGTGGGTGGACGCCAAGGACCTCAAGACGGGTGACAAGCTTCGCGCCTCTGACGGTGTCCTGCGTGAGGTTGTTGGCCATCGTGCCTGGACTGAGGCGCGGAAGGTATACAACCTCTCTGTGGCGGGTATTCACACGTACTATGCGCTGGCGGGTGAAACGCCGGTCCTGGTGCACAATTCGACCGCTTGCGAACTCGATTCCCGTGGTTGGCCTATCGCGACCATGGACAACTGTAAAGAGTGCGCGAAGAAGATCAAGGAAATAATCGGTGGCGAAATATATGAGATGAAGGATTCTCTCGGAGCGAAACTCGGGCCGTCCAAGCGTGATCCTCATGGTACGTGGCACGAACACTTTGTAGTGGTCAAGGACGGTAAAGCATACGATGCTTTCACCGGGGCGGACGGCATGGATCTGGACGCCTATCGCCGTCAGTGGGAATACTGGGAATACATCAAACTGGACAAGCGGCCGGATCTGGGGTAA